In Hemicordylus capensis ecotype Gifberg chromosome 4, rHemCap1.1.pri, whole genome shotgun sequence, the genomic window gttttgtgcacaaccctagtctaTGACTGCCCATTCCTAGAGCAGAGTTATAGGATTACAGTGCTGTTGACACGACTGTGGCTGGTGCTTGGAAAACAAGTGCTCTGAGAGAACAGTCTCAATGTGGTtagtaagcagcagcagcaacactctcCCAACTCTTTCTACCATACTCCTTTCTGGTGATACAAACCAGGGCTATTGTCACAACCAGAACTTTGGTAAGTCAGGTGTCtggcccaagtttgggagctgtgtgttctttCAAATTCTGACCAACTGAGAGTGTAAAACAAGGTCAGATGTAGGGACGTTGCTCATATGTTAAGCCCCAGCTAGGTTGGTTGAAAggtttttcctcctatcttgttcTGCAGCTGGGTACGGAATCTGGGTAAGGCATGCACAGAGATCAATATACAGAAGGTGCAAGTATATGGAGTTTCCACTCCTGGCAATGGAAAAAACAAACCGTTGAGTGCACAAGATTTTACCCTCTTCAGTAGAGAACAACAGGAAGCCTGACTGTACTCCTTTAGCCAATTTGCTGCAtcgggaggagaggggaggagagtcCATGTAGTGGTGCTGTAACTTACTTTCAGGAAGATGATGCACTCGTTCACCCAGGGCCATAAAGTAAGGGTGTTGCAGGGCTGACTCAGCAGAAATGCGTCTTTTGGCTTCATACTATAAAAGGAAGAGTGAAAGATAAAGAAATATTGATTACACACATTGCCATGAGGATGGGAATTGACATGTGCTTAAGATGGAGATTTGAGCACATGTGTATGTCTACACAGTCTGTACTCCAAGTTTTTTTGAAATTGGAAATACAAGAAGCAGTGTCAGACAAGAATACCATTTTACATGGAATTTCAGGCATCATTCAGCTGCCTGGTTTTTGCCACTCTTCAAGACCCTATAATTATtctaataagaacagcccaaggcctatctggccaagcatcccgtttcccacagtggcccaccaggtgcctctgagaagctcacaggcaagaggtgagggcacaccttcATTCCTGctattgctcacctgcaactggtattgagaggcatcgtgcctctgaggctggaggtggcctatagccaccagactagcagcaattgatagacctgctgtccatggatttgtctaagccccttttaaagccatccaagctagtggccatcaccacatgtcagagaattccatatattaattatgcactttgtgaaagagtacttcctattgtcggtcctaaatttcctggccatcagtttcaagggatgacccctggtcctactgttgtgagagggagaaaaatttctctctgtacactctctctactccatgcataattttataaacttctatcatgtctccccatcgTCAGTTCTGGAGCAGGCATACCCTTCTCCATGCAGCTCAGTAGGAGGGTCAGGATTGTGGCCCTTCCCACAAGCTGTgggactcacctgcagctaatctcCACCATCTCTCGCAGCACAACAAACTAAAACTGCCCTGCCAAAAATCTACTGTGCAGCTCAGTATGTGGGCCAGAATGGATCCAATGTGGCTTGTGGGGTCATTAGCATTGATTCGCCAGATTCCAAGACTCCCAAAATCCCCCATGCAGTTGTAGCCTGTATGTTCTCTGATTTGTTGCCCAAGCTGCAGTTACATCATCGATTCCTgtgcaataaattgtagctggggctgatgggagttgtagttcagcaacatctggagactcccagtttgggaaccactgggttagGCAATTAAAAAGTAttctgcattaggggtgtgcacagatggTTCATTGCgaactggttcacctcaaactgggcctggtttggaggTTCTATTGcagattgaactgaaccaggccaaggTTCAGGTGAACCGATTCACATCGGTAAGGAGCGGCTGGGCAGGGGCGGCAAGAGAGGTAATAAGCTCCTTACCCAGCTGgtgcggcggcagcggcggttGCTACGTGACCTCCCAGCGCAGCCCCAAGCATGCTCCTCCCCCCTTTGCCAAGCCGTTGGCTTGGCAGCAGTTTGGTTCtgccctccatgcatgtgtggaggccagaaccgagCTGCCGTTAAGCCTGTGGCTTGGTAAAAGAAGGAGGAGCATGCTTGGGGCTACACTGGGAGGCTACATAGCAGCAGCTGTACCATCTGGGTAAGGAGCTTATTACCTCTCTCGCCACCTTTGCCTGGTTGCCCCTTACCTTTAGGAGAGAAgcatatttacattttaaaatatatgtacaTAGGAAGCAAGACCATCAACAGACAGTGTACAAGGGGAGAAAGCTTTCTTGGCTTTCAGACACCTTTCCCTACTGACCAGGAGTAAGAGAACTGCATAGAAAAACTCTATATTTTGTACTCTCATTTTGGCTCAGTTGGGTAGGTGAAGCAGCTGCTACAGAGCAGAACAATGTCTCCTGGGAAAGCCAGAATAGGAACAAAAGCATTTTGGCAGCAGAGACAGGCCAAGCAACCAGGAGATTCAACAATTCTCCTGAGTTCTATTGATTTTGATTTAAAGGACTTGGTAAGATCAAAGAGAAGACCAAGAACGGAGGAGTTATTGGGTCAGCTCCCTATTACAACCAGCCATTTTCTATTTCCTTGACCAAATACTTTTACGTTCACATATTAATTTCTGCACTGCCAAGTTTTACTATCTCTGAAGCTCTAAATCACACCTTACAGTCAGCAGAAGTTGCTACAGTTTAGACCTCCTGATTTTCATGGTCCTAATCATACTACATTCACTGACATCTTACCATTGTTCCAAAACTTTAAGGATTATCACATAATAAACTTGATATTATTTTACTGCTTTTACTATTGTTTtgctggggtgagggggctggtggtttaaaaaaaaatctgcatgaAGGGATAGAGACATTCTGTATTGCAAGGTGCTTTGATGTAGTCAGTCTGTCTGAATCTTCAGACACACATTGTTAGTTGTGGCTGAATACAAGGAGTGCCCCACAAGACAGGGTCTAGGAGTCAATTAAGGAGAAATAGTTGCCCATAAGCTCTGAAAATTGCCACCCTGTCCCCTATTATATTGCCCAGCTCCTCAAACTCATGTGCATACCTACCAAATGGCAGGCATACTAactagttaacccctgctaacttggcaaagaggcaccttttaaagtagtgattctctttatttagcagggggagagtaacgggccctatccacccccagcacagtatccccagTATCTATttgatgttgctggtgtctatctgatgttgcttttgagattgtgagccctttggggacagggatctatttatttattatttctctgtgtaaaccaccctgagccatttttggaagggcggtatagaaatcaagcaaacaaacaaacacacacttacCTAGCAAACATCGTGCCAAGCCAGCTGCCTAAGACAGCCTCTTCTCTGCACTCTCCAAAGTATTTTGAGTATGTTGGTTAGGCCACTTTGGATAATGCTGTGGCACTCTACCACTAGATAAGCCAGTGGCACTCTGGATAAACCAGATGTTTATCtggatgttgatgaactacaactcccatcatcctcagccacaacaaaCTGCAGTTAGGAATCCCTGGGATCATGTAAAAGGGCTGGAAATCCAAACCAGAGAGgtacaattttggccctccagatgttgttggactatagtcCCCATCTTCccagaggccaatagccagggatgatgggagctgtagaccaagagcagctggagggccgaggTTGTGCCTCCTGCTATTCCAATCAGCAGGATGCACTGTCCCTTTAGTAAGTTGATGGGGCCCGAGGTGCAGCCTTTATTTCCAGGTTTCTCTACTCCTGGAGCTGACCTAGCTTGGCCTGAAGACCTTCACTGACTTTCTGCTTACCAGCTGAGCTTGTGTCCAACCTACATCCTCTCCTCCTAATCCTTCCAATCATTTGTGATCACAAATACGTCCTTCGTTCTGAGAGCTCTCTCTACTCTCAGGAACTTCTCTCATGGTTTCCTTCTCATCGGATTCTAGCGGGAATCCAGCTTCATTTTTCTCAACTGAGAGTTAATTATCAGTCTCACATTCTACTTCTCCATTACCTTGGAATTTTCCAGATTTGCTTTAGGTGGGCATGCTTACAATGCACACACAATCATTTTTCaataagccagaattcacagaaCAGTGCCTCCAGGCTCCTCTGACAGTAGCAACACCAATGGCTAATGGAGAATTACAGAGTGAGAGGTAGCAGCTAGGCTATGTTTAACTCAAGCACTGCTTTGACCTTTTTATTAAGccccttatttttttatttcacaGATGGGCAGAACAGATCTAAGCGATCAATGCTTCACTTGTATCCCTACTACCACCAAAGTAGATGCTTCAAACTGTTATCTATACTGGAAAAAGAGACTGAAAATATTTCTTCTGCATTCAGTTTAAAACCATGCCAAACTagccttttatttttaaacagaggcTGGCACCAGAAGGTCTTCATTAAAGCATCCAGACTCAAGAGGGATTCATTTTGATGAATTCCTTTAAGTTTCTTGCTAGAAGATTTGTAGTTAGTGTTGGGATGCCCTGTGCACCTTGGCCTTCTCTCCTCTGGGAGAGAAGCAGAGTTACTGTAATTGACACAACTCCCCACCGGGGTCATGGGCAGCACCAGTGAAGTGCCAGGAGTGCGGTGAACTGCGGCATCATCCATATCTAGCGTAGCAACCAAGGCCACTTACCAGGAGGAACCTCATCAGTAAGTCGATTCCTTCAGTGTCCAGTCTGCAAGAGAAAAAAAGGACCTCGATACATTTGGATCCCTATCGTACAGACTCCCTTACCCACAATAGCCACTGATCATTTAGAAAAAAACCTGTCCGCAGTTGTCAGTTTAGGTCATTTCTTGGGGCAGTACAACAGGTTAAAAATGTCTGCTGTCTCCTCTGGAATACTGGACTGCAGAACActtgtgccacctagtggcccagGAAGACTAATGATAAGAAAGATACATGCAGAGATGTTATGAATCTGCCTCCCCACACCTCACTGAAAAGGAACGGCAGTCGCGATGGTACACATTTGGACAGAGAAGAATTCTGCACATGTGCTGATCACCATGCAGATTACACAACTGACACACTATTCTGCAGATTAGCAGAGATCCTTAAATCACATATTTGTTATCTGTGCCTGTTTCCCTAACAAAATACATCAAGGGTGACAGTGTTTTTCTCCCCCTACTTCTTTTCCTAGGGGGAGCAGCATGAGCAGCCAACAATAAAGTCCAAGAGCTCCATTCATCCTACCTTGGTGCATGATTTATCAAGGGCTGAGCCCGATATTGTGTGAAATTGTAAGCCTTGAATTCCTCATTAGAGGTAATGCCAGGCCACGTTTCTTCTGTGGGTGTCCCTAGAAAAAGAAGGCAGGTTTAGACTCATCAACCACAGCTGAGCATATTGGCTGTATGTACACTGGGCACTGTATAAGATGGAATCTAATATTTGACATGGAATTTAGAAACCTGAAAAACTAAACCTTAAAGCGTACCCAAAAACTCACTCACCTATCGGCCTACTCACTAAGAAACCGACACACAACATCAGGTTTGTAGCCCTGTTCATTGCAGAGGAAGATCTTAAAAAGGCATTAGCTATAGAACTAATCAGAAACCAAGTCGAACATTGGGGTATGTGCTATGGGGCAGAGGCATCAAACACCCAAGCTTTTCaacttgactgtggtttaaaattgttttaaggttcttatttttaatctgttttatgttgttgtaaaccacccagagatggaagcttGGGCAGACTACAAAtttgcgtacacacacacacacacacacacacacacacacacacacacacacacacacacttctgctaaATCCTGGTATTTATTAACAGTCAATATTCTTTGCTCTTttgccttcttctttccctcactTCCCCCCTCTCCCACACCAAATTCTCTAAGAGTAAAATCCAGTTTTTGAGAACCCAAATTTTGGAAGCAAATTCAGTTACACAAGTGTACAAGTTCTGTGCAACACAATCTGAGGGCACAGTCTGAATTGTCTTAATGCAAAATGGCTTTTTGGGGCATCAGACAGTGggaggaaggtcccaggttcaattcttggcatctccaagtagggctggggaaaactcctgcctgaaaccttggagaatctgtgaagacaataaggAGCTAGATGGCCAAAtgttctgactccatataaggcagctttctatggtgATGGAATCCTGCTAATCACTTGCTAGATAAACTTGATGGTTTACAATATGAAGCTCCTTAATGCTAGAATTCGACAGCATTTGAAAAACTCACCCAACAGCCTGAATATTAAATGCAGCTCCTCTTTCACAGTGGATCCGGGGAACATGGGACGTCCTGTGACCATTTCGTAGTGTATGCAGCCCACACCCCTAAAGAGGAAGAGTGAAGCACAATggattaaaagagagagagagaccagcacATGGACCAACCTGCTCTCTCATGGCCTTCTATGCTACCAAGTCCTTCTCTCCTTGCTTCATTCTCCAAtacagttatggttgccaccagttcgtttggtggtgacacaggactgggccttctctgtggctgctgtggggctttgaaatatgttccctgtcaaaatctatgctggtctgtgaccgtaataaagattgattgatccCTGTCACaataagagcatttccatctctgttcatttttaggaagaccctcaacacacctgttttctcaggtttttaactgaaattaattttaaattgtttaattgtttttatcttttgaaattgttttcaactgttttattctgtgaaattgtttttactccgttttatatttgctgtgttttaaaattgtacaccacctagagacacacatatcagccagtatataaatatgataaacaaacaaacatacataataTGGCCGCAGTGATTTCtggttgttggcctacaactccctagAATACACTGCAAGAAGCAagaactgctccccacccagtCTCCTTCCATACTGAACTGATCAGCagcggggaggagagaaagactCCAAGAATGTAAACATGCAGCAAGCCATGAGAATCTCTCTCACTGTCTTGGTCTGCTATAGTGCCGGTCACTCTGAAGGTGACAATACACAAGCCATGGGCTTCGGAAGCAATGGATTAGTATGGATGAGGCGAACTGGGAATTACTGCTGTGCACTTTTTATAGGGGAGAATGATTGTACCCCTCCCGCCTCCAGCACAGACCACATGGAGCTCACCACATGTCAATGGGAGTAGAGTATTCTGTGGATCCCAGTAGGACATCAGGGGGCCGGTACCACAATGTGACCACTTCATTGGAATAGGTTTTTGTTGGGACGGACTTGGCTCTCGCAAGACCTGAAAGTGAAAGGTACGCCAGTGAGATCTGAGACTGCTTTGCTATCACCCGTCTCATTCCAGTCAATGTCTATGTTATCTTCATGTTCTTAAAGACACAGCTATGAGCCTAAAACCATCCATTTTCTAAAGAGGTGCTAACATACCAATGATAAATCCATTTCATGTAGAAGTCAATgtaggagagtaactggccttatctacccccagcacagtacctccagtgactgttgctggtgtctatcttgtgtttctttttagattgtgagccctttggggacagggatccatcttattcatttattatttctctgtgtaaaccgccctgagccatttttggaagggcggtattataGAAAtcgactaaataaataaataaagtaagtaagtgcTTAGGATCCTGGTGCAAGTCACAGTTGAAAGAGCCTGTATTGTGACAAAACTAGTGCTTAGGATATCCAAGTAAAGTAATAAAGGCGTGGTGGGAACATGGGGAAGTATCTGGAAGAACTCTGAGGCAGTATCAAAAGAGCAGTACAAGGCTTAAAAACACTGTAGTTTTACGATTGGTTGACTGGATCATAAGTACATGCATTGTTTGTTGTATATtaaatggtaaaggtaaagtgtgccatcgagtcggtgtcaactcctggagaccacagagccctgtggttgtctttcgtagaatataggaggggtttaccattgcctcctcccgagtGGTAttagatgatgcttttcagcatcttcctgtatctctgctgcccgatataggtgtttcccatcgtctgggaaacataccagcagggatatgaaccagtaacctctggcttgctaatcaagacatTTCCCCAGTGCGCCATTAAATGAGCTGTAACAAAATGCTTCTTTGGATGTGAAAGGGGACCATTTTTCTCCATTCTCCACCCAGCTTCCCACAGCATCCCAAATTACGATTCTATGTGGATTGTATATGTTATGCTAGCATTGCTCATAGGTTCACAAATGCAAAAACGTTTTGGATCAGAATGTGTGGGAAATATCACTAAATAGGCTTgtgaattttttttgtcatgaatTCTATTCCTGTGTGTAAAGGACTAAGTGGAGCAATTAGAGGAAATTTTGTCAAACAGCTTGAACTGAAATGGCAAAAATCCTGTTTCTTCATTCAAAATAGAAGCAATTTCAAATCACAAGGTTTGGATATTAGCGGAGCAGTTGAGGGCATGAATTCCCAACTATATTTTGCCTACAATTTCTTCACTTTGAGAACGGAGTACATAAAGCATGTGGCATGGCATCTTCCTGTTCTGAAGCAAATCCATGCCAGGACTGTGGCCTTCTCAGTCTCTAACTTACCAAAGTCAGCAAGTTTCAGTTCCCCTTTCCCATTAATGAGCAGATTCTGCGGCTTGAGATCTCTGTGCAGGATCTTGTGCTGGTGGCAGTAGGAGAGGCCACGCAGCAGCTGGAACATGAAAATCTTGAAGCAGTGGGGGAAGAAGGGGGTGGAAGAGAGAGCAAGACgacaattaagacacatttgaGGCAAGTTCTGTTCTGCAGAAAAAAAGAGTGTGAAGGGAAATGTCTGAAATGGAATGGAAAATCCTCTGGAATGAAGGTTCACAACAACATTTTTGCAGGAGAGGAAGTCACTGTAAACTGTAAAGGCTATTCCTGCACCCTATGAATCCAATCACTCACCTTGACATTGTACATGCTCATCAGGTTCCCACAGCTGTCCAGATGCTGCTTCAGGTCACTGTCCTGCAACGATAAGCATGTCCTGAAAGGCCTAAGTGACCATGAAGAACAAAGTGCCCGCTGCTTCTTTGGCAGCAGAACACATACATTCAGTTTGATTTTCCAGCTCATCAGTGTATGCTTGCAAGTGAACAGCCTTTCCTGGCTAAGAGCAAGTCTATTACATTCCTTACAACTTATCTCAAACTTATACAGTCCTTCCAGATGTTTCATTGCAGTTATTACTAAGTTGTTGCAGGAAATccaaagtcataggaacataggaagctgccgtagtcagcttcctatggtctgaatcagaccattagtctatctagctcagtattgtctacacagactggcagaggcttctccaaggttgcaggcaggaatctctctcagccctatcttggagaagccagagagggaacttagagccttctgctcttcccagagcggcttcatcccctgaggggaatatcttgcagtgctcacatgtggtctcccattcaaatgcaaccagggcaaaccctgcttagctagggggacaagtcatgcttgctaccacaagaccagctctcctcatcatcACCCCAGTTGGTCTATCTAAACATTCTGTCTTTCAGCTAGCACACCCACTCAAACCCCAATTTACCACCAATCCCTGCCCACCACATTTCTAAAAGGTCCTGGCTAGATTCAGCCCCTGACATCtcctggctgggaaagacccctattGCCAAATCCTGGAAATCCACTGCTagtcactgcagacaatactgagctagatgaatctgatTTGACTAAATAAAAGGCAGCCTAACATGTTCATATTGCTATTTAGCACAccatctggaaaatgggtgaACAATTGTTATGGGCCAACATGATTTTGCACACATAAAATGATGAAATTTTCTAGCTTCTGCTGATCAGCCAAGGGTAGAAAACTTCAACTACCCACTGATGTCAGCTACCCGGCATCACATCAGGAGTTGCTGAGCCAGTCCATCTCTCCACAAGAAACAAGTTCTCAGACTCACCAGATATTCAAAGACAAGAGTGAGGGAGCATGTTGTGTGGATGATATCATGGAGGGTCACAATGTTTGCATGTTTGAGATTCTTCAGTAAGGAAACTGTAAAGCAAAGAGAGCAGCATCAGCCACAAGGCCTTTGCATGGGGCACGCCCAAGCAAGTTCACATCAGGAAGTTTGAAACGACACAAGAGCCTTtatgaactgagcagaaaacCATCATTACATGTGGGAAAATAGAATGGTCTGGTGTTCCTCTGGGGAGAGCTTCCCACTTTGGAGAATGTTCCCTAGTCCTTACCCTCTCGTATAGCAGTGCAGGGGGCTCCTTCTTCATGCTCTAGCCGGATCTCCTTCAAGGCAACCAGGTTTTCGGTTAGCTTGCTGCGCCCTTTAAAAACAGTGGCATAGGTGCcctaaaaggaagaagaaagTAAGGAGCTCACAAACAAAGATTAAATACACAGCATACTCCATTACTGCCATGTGCAAAGCAGTGTTATTCCAGGGTTGTTGAACTGGATTAACTACAACTACTTAATCGAGAACAAAAAGCACACACTTCCAAACAGGCTGTCTACAGAGAGGCTTAATCTAATTAAAAATGGCCTCTTTTTAGATGGATAAAAATAGCAGCCCACATGATGGGAAGTCATCTACAGGCACAAGAATGCTCCGTTGACTCTGCCTTGATGCTGCTCCAAGCTCAGCAGATGTCTTGCTGAGGATCAGATCATGCACAGAGTGAGGGCAGAGCAATCTTTGCTCGTCTCCCCTGTCCCTATTTGTGTTCTTTGCTATCCAGAAGTAAgtgaccctcggggacatataaTAAACATTGCTATGCAGAGAAGAATTAAGAAACAAGAAATTATCACGTGTTGTGAGCCTATTGGCTCTTCAACTGAGACATTTTGTGTACAATGAAGTTTTACTGTAAAATATTGAGGTTCTGCTCCAGCAGTGATGAGTCAGATCCTTCTGGGGAGCTTACAACCAGGACAAATGGTAATAATATCCATTTCTTGCAGATTATATCCAGCATCTGATCAAGTATCAGATACTGGAGACAAAGACAAGAAATGGTTATCACCAGTTTGTAAGTTTCCCAGAAGGATTTGGCTGGTGCACTGCCtttaaacatggaggttccatttagctatcatggcatCCTCCATGAATGGAGGATGCCATGATAATCTGTGCATTTAAGTTATGAGCTATgttcatatatttttaaaaagttcataaTCTAAGCAAACTGTATTTTTC contains:
- the CDK18 gene encoding cyclin-dependent kinase 18 isoform X1, with amino-acid sequence MKRQPISPDISFSVCKEFCMEKEHSGIACCQLVVQDTMNKMKTFKRRFSLSVPRTETIEESLAEFTEQFNQLNNRKNEDLAQGRLHLGHLNRDIQTQPSSTSPSEGQSPTAVRYRNGNQRRFSMEDVSKRLSLPMDVRLPPEFLQKLEMESPEISKPLSRMSRRASLSDIGFGKMETYVKLDKLGEGTYATVFKGRSKLTENLVALKEIRLEHEEGAPCTAIREVSLLKNLKHANIVTLHDIIHTTCSLTLVFEYLDSDLKQHLDSCGNLMSMYNVKIFMFQLLRGLSYCHQHKILHRDLKPQNLLINGKGELKLADFGLARAKSVPTKTYSNEVVTLWYRPPDVLLGSTEYSTPIDMWGVGCIHYEMVTGRPMFPGSTVKEELHLIFRLLGTPTEETWPGITSNEEFKAYNFTQYRAQPLINHAPRLDTEGIDLLMRFLLYEAKRRISAESALQHPYFMALGERVHHLPETASIFSLKEIQLQKDPGCRGSGFQHSARGKNRRQSIF
- the CDK18 gene encoding cyclin-dependent kinase 18 isoform X2 yields the protein MNKMKTFKRRFSLSVPRTETIEESLAEFTEQFNQLNNRKNEDLAQGRLHLGHLNRDIQTQPSSTSPSEGQSPTAVRYRNGNQRRFSMEDVSKRLSLPMDVRLPPEFLQKLEMESPEISKPLSRMSRRASLSDIGFGKMETYVKLDKLGEGTYATVFKGRSKLTENLVALKEIRLEHEEGAPCTAIREVSLLKNLKHANIVTLHDIIHTTCSLTLVFEYLDSDLKQHLDSCGNLMSMYNVKIFMFQLLRGLSYCHQHKILHRDLKPQNLLINGKGELKLADFGLARAKSVPTKTYSNEVVTLWYRPPDVLLGSTEYSTPIDMWGVGCIHYEMVTGRPMFPGSTVKEELHLIFRLLGTPTEETWPGITSNEEFKAYNFTQYRAQPLINHAPRLDTEGIDLLMRFLLYEAKRRISAESALQHPYFMALGERVHHLPETASIFSLKEIQLQKDPGCRGSGFQHSARGKNRRQSIF